The region CGTTCTTTGACGTCGATAACACCTTGGTTCGTGGCTCAACAATTTACTTCCTGGGCCGCGGCATGTACCAGCGCGGTTTCTTCACTAAATCAGATATTTCGCGATTTGTATTAGCCAATCTGAGATTTAGATTAACGGGGACTGAAAAGCAGGATGAGATAAATCGCTTTCAAAAATCTGCCCAAGACTTTATCGGCGGCCATAACGTTTCTGAGATTAGAACTGTTGCACAAGAGATTTATGACGAATATGTCTCTCCCTCACTTTGGGAAGGCACTATCGAAATCGCGCAAGCGCATCTAAATGATGGCGTAGAAGTTTGGTTGGTCACCGCAGCTCCGGAAGATATGGCAACGCTTATTGCGGAAAGACTTGGTTTTACTGGCGCTCTCGGCAGTAAGGCGGCGATAGTTGATGGCCACTACACCGGTGCAATGAACGGTCCGCTTTTGCACGGTAAAGAGAAAGCAGTTGCAATTGCAGAGATTGCTAAAGAGCGCGGATTTGTTCTAGCCGATTGCTTTGGATATTCCGATAGCCACAATGATCTTCCTTTACTTCAAAGCGTTGGCCATCCATCTGCAATTAATCCTGATGCAAAGTTAAGAATTCGTGCACTTAAGGAGAATTGGCCGATCCATGACTTCCGCAGAATGCGCTCTATCAATCGCTATCTGGGTCCGATCGTCTCGCGCGCTGCCTGGCTGGGAACTCGCTTAACTCCACGCAGAGAATCCAGATAACTCTTACAGTTCGCGCGAAGCGGTCACTTGCCAGTAATGTAGGCAAGTTATGGAAACGCGCTCCTTTGCAGATTACTTACGTACCTTGGATGACGCTGCCCTAATATCCTTGTTTTCACATCGCCCAGATTTAATAACGCCGGTTCCACCTGATGTGGCATCTCTTGCAGTGCGCGCATCTTCTGCGCCCAGCCTGGCGCGCGCAATTGATGCGTTAAACGCCTGGCAATATCAAGTACTAGAAGCCTGCGCGATCGCTGCCGAACCATTTACCGAAAAAACCATTGCAGCGCTAACTGATAAAGCAGCGCTCTTTGTTATTCCAGGCCTGCTCGAACGCGGCCTTATCTATCAAGGTAAAGATGGTTTCTATCTTCCAACCACCGTTCGCGAAGTCCTTGGCAATGAAATACAAGGACTTGGCCCACAGACTGTCGTTAAGTTAAATCTAAAGAAGTTAGATGAAGCACCAGCTGCTGCACAGAAAGCTTTGGAAGCAATGGTCTGGGGTCCACCGCGCGGAACTGTTGCAGATGTAAAGAAGCCTGGCGCCGGCGTCGCTTGGTTACTTGAAAACAACTTTGTAGTTGCCGCTAATACCAAGACAGTTCTTTTAGTGCGCGAAGTAGCTCTTGCGCTTCGTGGTGGCAAGTTACATAAAGAGTTACAAGTCCAAGAACCTACTTTGAAAACTGAGAAACGCGATCT is a window of Candidatus Planktophila lacus DNA encoding:
- a CDS encoding HAD family hydrolase, which produces MSLTVRRAAFFDVDNTLVRGSTIYFLGRGMYQRGFFTKSDISRFVLANLRFRLTGTEKQDEINRFQKSAQDFIGGHNVSEIRTVAQEIYDEYVSPSLWEGTIEIAQAHLNDGVEVWLVTAAPEDMATLIAERLGFTGALGSKAAIVDGHYTGAMNGPLLHGKEKAVAIAEIAKERGFVLADCFGYSDSHNDLPLLQSVGHPSAINPDAKLRIRALKENWPIHDFRRMRSINRYLGPIVSRAAWLGTRLTPRRESR